From Branchiostoma floridae strain S238N-H82 chromosome 5, Bfl_VNyyK, whole genome shotgun sequence:
gacatCGTCCATCGGAAGTATTTCCTCAAGCCCATCCTCGTCTTTAAATGAGATCAACCGCTTTGATCGAAATGTCTTCGGTCCGTTTCTTTTTCGTCTTGGCGGTGCAATGGGACCACTCTCTGGCAATGTCTTCTTGAGCTGGTCGTAGACTAAGTCGCTGATCGACTGAACCGTTGACTCTTGACTCAGTAAGGCGACAACTGGCACGTCTACATTAAGCTGTTTCCTGAATATGCTTTGGGCGTTTAGTGCTAGTTGGGAGTCCATTCCCAAATTAACAATTGATGTGTACATGTTTACCGTCTCGTCCTCTGCGCTCAACAGTTTGACAAAGAGGAGACGCGTGAAGTCCCCAAGTGACTTTTGCTGAGCTCGTTTATCCATCTTACTCAAGTTGCCGACAGTAACACTCGTCACCACGGCAGTGTCGTCTGGGCTTGACTCCGCGGGACCTCCTAGAACCACCTCTAGCCTCTTGAAGTCGGGCAGCTCCTGCAAAAACTGCCTGAACTTTGGTCGGTCGAGATTTACCACTGTAATCTGTGAAGGATTGGCGATGAGGCAAGTCTCCAAGCTCTCACAGATGCAGTCCTTGTCGATTGGAAGAATTCCTATCTGCTCCAGAAACTTCGCAACTTTTCTGTCTCTTTCCAACAGGCCGAGCTGCAAAGCACCCCAGTTGATGACCTGACCGCTTAGCCCCAGCTGGCGACGAAGATGCACTATGCCATCTAGGACAGAGTTTGCAGCCCCGTAGCTTGTCTGTCCGCCATTACCCAGAACGGAGGAAACAGAAGAGAAGCCGACAAAATAGTCCAGGTTTAGATGTCGTGTCGCAAGATGTAAGTTCCAGGTCCCTGAGACTTTTGCACCCATGCCCCTCTGGAACTGCACGTGGTCTTGATTGATCAGAACTCCGTCACTGATGACGACAGCACTGTGAAACACACCCTTCAGTGGAATCCTGGGAAATGAGATATGAAGTTCTTCAAGTGCAGAGTTGACGCTGTCGTAAGACGAGACATCGGCCTGCAGATATATGATTCTTGCTCCGAATGTTTCTTCCAATGTCTTCAGCTCTGCAACGACGTCCTGTTTGGGCTGACTCCTGGACATGATCGCTATGTGGCCGGCACCTCTCTCCGCAAGGAATCTGACGGTGaggaatcccaaaccggtgagCCCACCGACTACGATGTAGGACGCATCTTTCCGGAAAAGTGTCTGCCTGGTGCAGATCACAGGAAGCTCTTGTCCATCAAGACGTAGGACACGGAGGGACTCACCAGCGACAGATCGATCATTCTCGGTCTCCTTTTTGTGCAAAAGGGAAGATGAGAGGTGACTGTTGGTGACTGGTATCTGAATCATAGCATGCTGAGGTAGGCTGTGAGAGAGCCACTTGAACACCTTTGGCATTATGACCTTCAGGTTCGTCTCTTGAAACACGGTACATGTGCTAACCTGCAGGATCGTCACGTCTGATCTGATCCACATGGGAGACGTTCTGCTGCGTTCTTGATCCGACATCTGCCCACAAATGTACACCACACGACCGTTGGTTGCAATCACATCCGACAGCTGAGACCTCAGCCGCTTCCGTCTTCTGACGACGATTGCAACATCGTACTCTTTCTCCGGGATTCCTGTGTGGCCATGTGCACATGTCATGATTTGACAGGTTGATCGTAATGCGTTGGCTACGGCTGCAATCACTCTCGTCTCGATCATGGCTGATTCTGCATGCTCATCTATCACCACAATCCGCTGCTTGGGCTTGATGTGTAGTTGGTTCACCAAGATCTCCCATGCCAATACAAAATACGACAGACAAGGCGTTTCACACAAACATGGTAGGTCTGCCAACTTGTGGACTACTGGGGCAGGGAGTGAGACGACGGAAGAGGCCACAGCAGGGTAGATGCCCACAACAAAATCTCCAACGTGAAGTTTGCACTTCTCAGGCACCTTGGTTACTGTTCCCACAAAGTCCAGACCAAGTAGGTCCCAGTTCTGGTTGCTGGAAGCTGACCAGTGCACCACCGTTCCATCTTCTGATTCCCGCGTTACTGGATACAAGCTCCCCGGATGCACATGGAACTGTTGAACGTTTACAATGACACTATCTTCAGCACCGGTAGGCGTTGCTTCAACATTACCTTCGTAAACGGCATGGATTCTCAAGGGCTCCATAGTGTCGGCTGTTTGAATCTTCAGTCTGCAACCACTTTCGCCACGATTTGTGCGATACACTGCGCTTTCAGCATGCAGTGTAGATGACTGAATCTCCAAGAAGTATTTCTTACTTCGCACAAACATGATTTCGGTGTAACTATTCAGTTCTCCAGTGACTAGTTCATGCAGAAGCGTATGGGTCTCCCAGTGATCTCCTCTCGACAACTCGACTAGCTGTAAGGATGGGTAGGCAGCCTCTCTGATAGCACAGCGAACCAGGCCCCATAGAGGTGTCCCCGCTAAGTCTATCAGACTGACGGAGCTCTGGTCTTCCAAGAGAGTCGATGGCATTTCCTGCCACATCGAGAACTGGACATTGCGCGTCACGACTTTCAGAGGGATTGTCTGCCCACTGGCTACAGCCATCTTGATCAGCTGCCTTAGACTTGCACAGGCGAGTTGGATTCGGGCGTCCAAAGATTCCGTGTCCGTCGTCTCTGCTTCTAGTAAACTAATACCGCAGCAATGAAGAACAAGATCAACGTCTGCTAGATTGACATTATTGACTTGAAGCATcttctgcagtgcctgttcgtCATTCTTGTAATCTATGCTCTCGATGTCCTGGAGAGGGATGAAGACAGATTCGGAGCTGACCAGCGGCTTGATGTGATCCATGATCCCACATTCATCTTCAAGAACGAGACACCTGAGGTGACACGTTTTGTTGATCAGCTCAGGCCCAATCTTCCCCTTCCAGTCAGACGAATAACCTGTCCAACTTGTGGTGTAGAACATGTCCGCAAAGTTACTTGGGCTTCCTTCTTTCCAAAACCTGATGGTCAGTCCCCTCAGCTCAAGTATAATCTGACCATTGGTTCCAACTATGACTCCATTCGATGTCATGGTCCCTGCGGTTCTTCTGCTTTGTTTCACATACACCCACATCTGTTGTTCGGGAGGTTTCACGACTACAACACTTTCAATAGAAACTGGGAGAAAGCTCACTCGACGACCTGCTGACTGTTGTAAGATGTCCAGTCCTAGTAGAAAGTGTGCCTGCAGCAAGCAGTCGTGTATAGCAGGGTGGATACAACAGCTGTGCATCTCCTGTGCCACCAAGTCGTGGACATCGATGAAGGCAATGGCCTCCTTTCCACCAGGTCCGTCTCCATAGCGACATTCCCGCAGTCGGCTGAGCGTAGGTCCGTAGTAGAAACCTGTCGTTTCTATCTTGTTGTACAGATCATCGTGGCTTACAGTATCATTGCAGCGATAGCGGATATCATCTACGTCCAAGTTCTCAATGGTCTGTTGCTTGTCTGGCCCATAGGTGACAGTCCCTCTCGCATGCAGCGCTCGCTCTGTCCGCTCTTCGAAATGGACCAGTTGTAAAGCTTCGTCGTGTTGGAGGCTCACATTGATATCAACCTCTCCCCCCTGACTCACGGTAACTGGTGTAAGGAACTCCACACTTGTCCTGCAGTTGGACACTGGTTGTCGCGGTGTTATGACTTCTATGCACGCTGCTAGTCCCAGTTCAAAGTAGTGGGCACCGGGAACAACAACAGTGTCGTCCAACACGTGATCATACACGTAAGGGGTCGTCTGCTTGCTTATGGAGCACTTGTACAGTGGGGGAGTTGCCGACACATGTGACAAGAACGGGTGAGTGAATCCGCTACTGAGGTCACGGCCTTGGCGTCGAGCTACAGCTTTTTCAGTTTCGAACCACAGTGGTTTTCGAGCAAACTGGTAGCGTGGTACGTCTATTGGAGTGTGCATTCCTTCAACGAAGAAAGCGTCCCAGGTCGGCATTAAACCCGCTTGATACAAATCGCAAAGACTATGTAGGATAGATGCATGCTCTTGGTTTGGCTTGATGGACGCCACGTAGATCAAAATCACCTCAGATGCAATTTGTTTGATGTTGCTTCGCAGAGCAGCTTTTGGTCCGACCTCCATAACGATGTTTTGTTTTCCACGATGTAGGGCTTCTGACATTGCGGTACTGAACATCACCGGTTGCCTAACATTTCTCCCCCAGTATTCTCCGGTAACAAATTCGTCCTCTGTAGCTCTCTTCCCTGTAACAGTTGAGTACAGTTCCACAGTAGGCGGCTGGCCTTGTAGATCTCTCAGCATCGATTCTAGTACCTCTCGGATGGGCTCCATCTGGTGACTATGGTAGGCCGCTTTCACATCCAGCTCTCTCAAAAACAGTTGGCCGGCTAAATCGTTCTCGTTCATCGCCTTCAGAACGGCATGCAGCTCATCGATTGCAGCATCATCGCCCGACACCGTGCAGGAGGTAGCGCTGTTTTCGGCAGCCAAGCCAACTTTACCCGAGACTTTACTGCACATGTCCAGCACCTTCTCTACCGGGAGATTCCCGACAACCAACATCTTCCCGCCGGTGACTTCATTTTGTAGACGTCCCCTGTGGTAGATGACACGTACGGCCTCCGGTAGTGACAGGGTGCCTGAACAATGCGCTGCAGCCACTTCGCCCACTGAATGGCCGAGAATGGCATCTGGTGTGATGCCCCACGACTGCCAAAGGGCGAACAGCGAGACTTGTGTAGCAAAAATGATGGATTGTGCTACAATCGGGACATGGAAGTCCTCTTTATCTGACAGCTTATCAAGTAGAGACCACTCCACGTGTTGACAAAGCAAGTCATCGACTTCAGTCAACTTTCTCCAGAATACAGGTTCTTTGTCAATCAGGTCCAGACAT
This genomic window contains:
- the LOC118416142 gene encoding phthiocerol synthesis polyketide synthase type I PpsC-like, encoding MGLRPSLTSWIIDFLTGRRQVVRYQGTLSDSATITCGLPQGTLLGPLIFVAYINSAARQISAKRWKFVDDLNLLEIRNPTVTPSSLQNDLSDLEKWSGENSMVLHPGKCQVLHVKFSKSVSILPPLKINNNELRQVQTMKILGVLMQYNLKWNAHVDYMYSKSSQRLFFLRKLKHFHIGIEDLVIVYTTYVRPIIEYAAPVWHPGLPTSLSNKLERIQRRAVRIILGANYTSYAEACSQLGLPSLHQRRENLTLKFAKSLLTSSQYRHLLPPDRQSISGRQTRSSNNLDLVLSQTTTMAVPPEDSIAIVGLWCRFPHADSPDDFWRVLVNGEDCMEEIPPDRWSQDAWYSPDKNAPGKIFVQRAGFVQGYKMFDPSLFGLRDEEASRMDPQQRFMLECSYKAFENAGITMDELHGSDTGVFVGLMNTEYLLDGDIDLTQMTNHTITGTATSLVAARVAYTFNLTGPALTVDTACSSGLYAVHLGCQAIKTGDCSMAVCGGVSFILRPNMFVSLCRAGMASPEGRCKPFSAAADGYARGEGCGVVILKKLSKALENNDHIWGVIHTAVNQDGRTTIPITAPSQSQQEKLLRSILERYRFDPDHIDYIEAHGTGTPVGDPVEANSLGNVIGKSRKADDDPVLLGSVKGNIGHLESAAGLAGLIKVLLMMKYKQIVPNVHFDRPNPNIDFDHLRLYVPTEVLDWTLRGKDRRLACVNSFGFGGSNSHALVEQFPQDNDESPEHVNKEQGKAYVVVVSARKRESLKLSVEDLIEHLEQNPDISLERLAYTSTVRRTHHNFRLAVSGSTVDGIKQSLENALSGIEGAVRTRTIRRKTGRGDDVGPDKRVIFVFGGQGTLWEGVCLDLIDKEPVFWRKLTEVDDLLCQHVEWSLLDKLSDKEDFHVPIVAQSIIFATQVSLFALWQSWGITPDAILGHSVGEVAAAHCSGTLSLPEAVRVIYHRGRLQNEVTGGKMLVVGNLPVEKVLDMCSKVSGKVGLAAENSATSCTVSGDDAAIDELHAVLKAMNENDLAGQLFLRELDVKAAYHSHQMEPIREVLESMLRDLQGQPPTVELYSTVTGKRATEDEFVTGEYWGRNVRQPVMFSTAMSEALHRGKQNIVMEVGPKAALRSNIKQIASEVILIYVASIKPNQEHASILHSLCDLYQAGLMPTWDAFFVEGMHTPIDVPRYQFARKPLWFETEKAVARRQGRDLSSGFTHPFLSHVSATPPLYKCSISKQTTPYVYDHVLDDTVVVPGAHYFELGLAACIEVITPRQPVSNCRTSVEFLTPVTVSQGGEVDINVSLQHDEALQLVHFEERTERALHARGTVTYGPDKQQTIENLDVDDIRYRCNDTVSHDDLYNKIETTGFYYGPTLSRLRECRYGDGPGGKEAIAFIDVHDLVAQEMHSCCIHPAIHDCLLQAHFLLGLDILQQSAGRRVSFLPVSIESVVVVKPPEQQMWVYVKQSRRTAGTMTSNGVIVGTNGQIILELRGLTIRFWKEGSPSNFADMFYTTSWTGYSSDWKGKIGPELINKTCHLRCLVLEDECGIMDHIKPLVSSESVFIPLQDIESIDYKNDEQALQKMLQVNNVNLADVDLVLHCCGISLLEAETTDTESLDARIQLACASLRQLIKMAVASGQTIPLKVVTRNVQFSMWQEMPSTLLEDQSSVSLIDLAGTPLWGLVRCAIREAAYPSLQLVELSRGDHWETHTLLHELVTGELNSYTEIMFVRSKKYFLEIQSSTLHAESAVYRTNRGESGCRLKIQTADTMEPLRIHAVYEGNVEATPTGAEDSVIVNVQQFHVHPGSLYPVTRESEDGTVVHWSASSNQNWDLLGLDFVGTVTKVPEKCKLHVGDFVVGIYPAVASSVVSLPAPVVHKLADLPCLCETPCLSYFVLAWEILVNQLHIKPKQRIVVIDEHAESAMIETRVIAAVANALRSTCQIMTCAHGHTGIPEKEYDVAIVVRRRKRLRSQLSDVIATNGRVVYICGQMSDQERSRTSPMWIRSDVTILQVSTCTVFQETNLKVIMPKVFKWLSHSLPQHAMIQIPVTNSHLSSSLLHKKETENDRSVAGESLRVLRLDGQELPVICTRQTLFRKDASYIVVGGLTGLGFLTVRFLAERGAGHIAIMSRSQPKQDVVAELKTLEETFGARIIYLQADVSSYDSVNSALEELHISFPRIPLKGVFHSAVVISDGVLINQDHVQFQRGMGAKVSGTWNLHLATRHLNLDYFVGFSSVSSVLGNGGQTSYGAANSVLDGIVHLRRQLGLSGQVINWGALQLGLLERDRKVAKFLEQIGILPIDKDCICESLETCLIANPSQITVVNLDRPKFRQFLQELPDFKRLEVVLGGPAESSPDDTAVVTSVTVGNLSKMDKRAQQKSLGDFTRLLFVKLLSAEDETVNMYTSIVNLGMDSQLALNAQSIFRKQLNVDVPVVALLSQESTVQSISDLVYDQLKKTLPESGPIAPPRRKRNGPKTFRSKRLISFKDEDGLEEILPMDDVLKSVGRLDKLFERQVSRTPSHTAIITSNNNVSYGQLNQSVQHLTSALVELKRQGGNVQVTKTAGISTTSMSVVSMTLMAAMRFKSALKGKHENVGVCLSSSEEVPCVILAIWKAGLTFVPICLHDEAEQLQQLTQGPIY